A region from the Aegilops tauschii subsp. strangulata cultivar AL8/78 chromosome 5, Aet v6.0, whole genome shotgun sequence genome encodes:
- the LOC109748521 gene encoding bifunctional UDP-glucose 4-epimerase and UDP-xylose 4-epimerase 1, with amino-acid sequence MAIGGVGAGGGAGGGEGQGRSVLVTGGAGFIGTHTVLQLLEKGYAVTAVDNFHNSVPEALDRVRHIVGPALSARLQFIFGDLTIKDDLEKVFAAKKYDAVIHFAGLKAVAESVAHPEMYNRNNIVGTVNLYDVMKKHGCNKLVFSSSATVYGQPEKVPCFEDFPLKALNPYGRTKLYLEEMLRDYQHANPEWRTILLRYFNPIGAHESGDIGEDPKGVPNNLLPYIQQVAVGRRPELNVYGHDYRTRDGTAVRDYIHVVDLADGHIAALEKLFATPDIGCVAYNLGTGRGTTVLEMVSAFEKAYGKKIPVKMCPRRPGDSEQVYASTAKAEEELGWRAKYGIEEMCRDQWNWAKKNPYGYCGNAAENKD; translated from the exons ATGGCGATCGGCGGCGTTGGCGCTGGGGGCGGGGCTGGGGGCGGCGAGGGGCAGGGGAGGAGCGTGCTGGTGACCGGCGGCGCGGGGTTCATCGGCACGCACACCGTGCTGCAGCTGCTGGAGAAGGGCtacgccgtcaccgccgtcgacAACTTCCACAACTCCGTCCCCGAGGCGCTCGACCGCGTCCGCCACATCGTCGGCCCCGCCCTCTCCGCCCGCCTCCAATTCATCTTC GGGGACCTGACGATCAAGGATGACCTGGAGAAGGTCTTCGCCGCCAAGAA GTACGACGCCGTGATACACTTCGCCGGGCTCAAGGCGGTGGCGGAGAGCGTGGCGCACCCGGAGATGTACAACCGCAACAACATCGTCGGCACCGTCAACCTCTACGACGTCATGAAGAAGCACGGGTGCAACAAG TTGGTGTTCTCGTCGTCGGCGACCGTGTACGGCCAGCCGGAGAAGGTGCCCTGCTTCGAGGACTTCCCCCTCAAGGCCCTCAACCCGTACGGCAGGACCAAG CTGTACCTGGAGGAGATGCTGCGCGACTACCAGCACGCGAACCCGGAGTGGAGGACGATCCTGCTGCGCTACTTCAACCCCATCGGCGCACACGAGAGCGGCGACATCGGGGAGGACCCCAAGGGCGTCCCCAACAACCTGCTCCCCTACATCCAGCAGGTGGCCGTcggccgccgccccgagctcAACGTCTACGGCCACGACTACCGCACCCGCGACGGCACCGCCGTCAGGGACTACATCCACGTGGTCGACCTCGCCGACGGCCACATCGCGGCGCTCGAGAAGCTCTTCGCCACCCCTGACATCG GCTGTGTGGCGTACAACCTGGGGACGGGGCGCGGGACGACGGTGCTGGAGATGGTGAGCGCGTTCGAGAAGGCATACGGCAAG AAAATCCCGGTGAAGATGTGCCCCAGGAGGCCGGGCGATTCGGAGCAGGTGTACGCGTCCACCGCCAAGGCCGAAGAGGAGCTCGGCTGGAG GGCCAAGTACGGGATCGAGGAGATGTGCAGGGACCAGTGGAACTGGGCCAAGAAGAACCCGTATGGCTACTGCGGCAACGCTGCTGAGAACAAAGACTGA
- the LOC109748531 gene encoding protein LEAD-SENSITIVE 1 yields MGLLSNRVERSEVRPGDHIYTWRAVYAYSHHGIYVGGSKVVHFTRKKEVESSDSSNSISGLISRASSECPTFPDCGFQLADSGVVLTCLDCFLGNGSLYCFEYGVPPAIFLAKFRGGTCTIAQSDPSEVVVRRAMHLLQNGFGNYDIFEKNCEDFALYCKTGLVPVDEPGIGVSGQASSAIGVPLAALLSTPFKIFAAGPLGMATVTAGMYCAGRYITDIGVRKDVAKVEVENLSSHLGFRRVEDAESVNKSSDKVKKLLPLKRKRER; encoded by the exons atggggcTGCTGTCGAACCGGGTGGAGCGGTCGGAGGTCAGGCCCGGCGACCACATCTACACCTGGAGGGCCGTCTACGCCTACTCCCACCACG GTATTTATGTTGGAGGAAGCAAAGTGGTCCATTTTACACGAAAGAAGGAAGTTGAATCTTCGGATTCATCCAACTCCATCTCTGGCCTGATCTCACGGGCTTCATCAGAGTGCCCAACATTCCCAGACTGTGGTTTTCAGCTGGCCGATAGTGGCGTCGTACTCACCTGCTTGGATTGCTTTCTTGGGAATGGCTCCCTCTACTGCTTCGAGTACGGAGTGCCACCTGCAATTTTCCTTGCAAAATTTCGAGGGGGAACCTGCACCATTGCCCAATCAGACCCATCGGAGGTTGTGGTCCGGAGAGCTATGCACTTGCTTCAGAATGGGTTTGGCAACTACGACATCTTCGAGAAGAATTGTGAGGACTTTGCACTCTACTGCAAGACTGGACTTGTACCCGTTGATGAACCAGGCATTGGGGTGAGCGGGCAAGCATCCTCCGCCATTGGCGTGCCACTGGCAGCTCTTCTGTCCACTCCGTTCAAGATTTTCGCTGCCGGTCCGCTTGGAATGGCCACTGTCACAGCCGGGATGTACTGTGCCGGTAGATACATCACCGACATAGGAGTAAGAAAGGATGTCGCGAAAGTGGAAGTGGAGAACTTGTCGTCGCACCTTGGCTTCCGCCGCGTAGAAGATGCAGAATCGGTGAACAAGAGCTCAGACAAAGTGAAGAAGCTGCTCCCGTTGAAGAGAAAGCGCGAGAGGTGA